In Ipomoea triloba cultivar NCNSP0323 chromosome 15, ASM357664v1, one genomic interval encodes:
- the LOC116006015 gene encoding histone-lysine N-methyltransferase ATXR7 codes for MVSSIICPLRGGEEAETPCIKQESNLPFVCKKRKKVLADVYHDLTSQTFKDHNDVQSTMELTIGCSNSAHALSSCCNSNELLGSPSEVVISCQCAGDSGNASPPCEIGGTSYNDKGCPTYPLPAQVTGWMYVNQQGQMCGPYIQEQLYEGLSTGFLPEELPVYPIFNRTLANPVPLKYFSQFPDHVATGFAYLNTSTSDLKGLVTTPTGYSRDSLLSGHGFQSKSVSSETHSLNQHMLTSDSVTLTVPHLHQEGGQPCWVFEDDEGRKHGPHSLLDLYTWFHYGYIRDSIMVYHSDNKFEPCTLQVLLSTRTEAVPRNVSVSTASMHQVETLQGFFTEVSEELCSQLHSGIMKAARRTVLEEIISQIISESVAINEADKNPRHGTLNQHVNACSEDSMMCMALSKDKTCILPENRADTSNTVHQKPHPDENTLMSLAGTKSVGSFQNFCSAYTVICRILFESCMQVMWNAVFYDLIADNSSAWRNRKRWSDLRAVVKSSNVLESSLVLYPEPHTEALHQDDSSGCDNDCPPGFERVMDIQDVHSNLPSQCLPSVDEVSCKGDVLIDNKDFDDIGLIHENVLNDLHRSVKLSLESYFMDLLDEEVGRNADDPSKDVQLNEVVEDSSFHADDCHASQNGSPDTIPNSKELLSNGLEVFSPLSGPLKKNIVTRNMFTFSDVFLSSFQKLDVHLDDEIVDELQPPESRILLPVQTSSHLSFRYRDCVPKILWHSVLTICRQKIHENVLREVRLFIDGTIKKHLTAWYSMKKSTKSGDCQVSKIKIDQKKHNDFLATSKNHVENSSEASLTTERYTYYRKKRLDKRKSGSLSQCMTTKGAGSQKQCGVDKSKKQDASGDVPEKAKHGMSVLKTKEVRLAKSCSESHKNYSSSHGSSNKKSEKVAAVSKVCEKNASGIKRKACENNSSGIKRKACENSSSGIKRKASVLAEDTGTADKLSNNLNRDFKKQEVQIISKVIPKSTKLAKLKRKQPTDDIQSRKVQIVPVASSDQATDKQVIVQNKSSGKSRKAKQCPRSDGCARTSINGWEWHKWSLSATPAERAHVRGSRYAHVHPVSLDGNSSQLSNVKGISARTNRVKMRNLLAAAEGADLLKATQIKARKKRLRFQRSKIHDWGLVALEPIEAEDFVIEYVGELIRPRISDIRELNYEKMGIGSSYLFRLDDGYVVDATKRGGVARFINHSCEPNCYTKVISLEGQKKIFIYAKRHIAAGEEITYNYKFPLEEKKIPCNCGSKRCRGSLN; via the exons ATGGTTTCTTCTATTATTTGCCCACTGCGTGGTGGTGAGGAGGCCGAAACCCCTTGCATCAAACAAGAATCCAACCTCCCTTTTGTCtgtaagaaaagaaaaaaggtttTGGCTGACGTTTACCATGATTTAACTTCTCAAACTTTCAAGGATCATAATGATGTTCAGTCTACCATGGAGTTGACAATTGG TTGCTCGAATAGTGCTCATGCTTTGTCCTCTTGCTGCAACTCCAATGAGCTACTTGGTTCACCATCTGAGGTTGTTATAAGCTGCCAGTGTGCTGGGGATAGTGGCAATGCTTCCCCGCCTTGCGAAATTGGTGGTACATCATACAATGACAAAGGCTGCCCTACGTATCCTTTGCCTGCACAGGTGACTGGATGGATGTATGTTAATCAACAAGGTCAGATGTGTGGTCCATACATACAGGAACAGTTGTACGAGGGTTTGTCCACTGGTTTCTTGCCTGAGGAACTTCCTGTTTATCCCATCTTCAATCGGACACTTGCTAATCCAGTGCCCTTGAAGTACTTCAGTCAGTTTCCCGATCATGTTGCCACAGGCTTTGCATATTTAAACACATCAACATCTGACTTGAAAGGACTGGTTACTACCCCTACAGGTTATAGCAGGGATTCTCTTTTGAGTGGACATGGCTTTCAGTCAAAGTCAGTTTCTTCTGAAACACACAGCTTAAACCAGCATATGCTCACCTCTGACTCTGTCACCCTTACTGTTCCACATTTGCATCAG GAAGGTGGACAACCTTGTTGGGTCTTTGAGGATGATGAGGGGAGGAAACATGGACCACATTCTCTTCTAGATCTCTACACATGGTTTCACTATGGATATATTAGGGATTCAATAATG GTTTATCATTCTGATAATAAATTTGAACCTTGTACTCTACAAGTTCTGTTAAGTACTCGCACAGAAGCTGTACCTAGAAATGTCTCTGTGTCGACTGCCAGTATGCATCAGGTTGAAACTTTACAAGGTTTTTTTACTGAAGTTTCTGAAGAATTATGTTCCCAgcttcactcggggatcatgaAAGCAGCTCGTAGAACTGTACTGGAGGAGAtcattagtcaaataatttCAGAGTCTGTTGCAATAAATGAAGCAGACAAAAATCCTAGGCATGGAACTCTTAATCAGCATGTCAATGCTTGCTCTGAGGATAGCATGATG TGTATGGCTTTAAGCAAGGATAAGACGTGTATTCTCCCTGAGAACAGAGCAGACACTTCTAATACTGTTCACCAGAAACCTCATCCGGATGAGAATACTTTAATGTCTTTAGCAGGCACAAAATCTGTTGGAAGTTTTCAGAATTTTTGTTCTGCATATACAGTTATCTGCAGAATACTTTTTGAGTCATGCATGCAAGTCATGTGGAATGCTGTCTTTTATGACCTCATAGCAGATAATTCATCTGCATGGAGAAATAGAAAGCGCTGGTCTGATCTTCGAGCTGTGGTGAAATCAAGTAATGTTTTGGAGTCTTCACTTGTCCTTTATCCAGAGCCACATACTGAAGCC TTACATCAAGACGACTCATCTGGTTGTGACAACGATTGCCCCCCAGGTTTTGAGCGGGTGATGGACATACAAGATGTGCATTCAAATTTACCTTCACAGTGTTTGCCTTCTGTTGATGAAGTATCATGTAAAGGCGATGTGTTAATAGACAACAAAGATTTTGATGACATAGGATTAATCCATGAGAATGTATTGAATGATCTGCACCGGTCTGTGAAGTTAAGTTTGGAAAGTTATTTCATGGACCTCTTGGATGAGGAAGTGGGGAGAAATGCCGATGACCCCTCAAAGGATGTGCAATTGAATGAG GTTGTGGAGGATTCTAGTTTCCATGCTGATGATTGCCATGCAAGTCAAAATGGTTCTCCAGACACTATTCCTAATTCAAAGGAATTACTTTCTAATGGTCTTGAGGTTTTCTCTCCATTATCAGGAccattaaaaaagaatattgttACTAGAAATATGTTTACTTTTTCAGATGTATTCTTGAGTTCATTTCAGAAATTGGATGTTCATTTAGATGATGAAATTGTTGATGAGCTGCAACCACCTGAGTCTAGAATCTTACTTCCTGTACAAACTTCTAGCCACTTGTCCTTTAGATATCGTGATTGTGTTCCAAAGATTTTGTGGCATAGTGTCCTGACAATTTGTCGGCAAAAGATACATGAAAATGTGCTGAGAGAAGTGAGACTGTTTATTGATGGTACAATAAAAAAACATCTTACAGCTTGGTATTCTATGAAGAAATCAACCAAATCAGGAGACTGTCAG GTTTCAAAGATCAAGATAGACCAAAAGAAACACAATGATTTTCTTGCCACATCAAAAAATCATGTTGAGAACTCTTCTGAGGCATCTTTGACCACAGAGAGATATACATATTACCGTAAGAAAAGGCTTGACAAGAGAAAGTCGGGCTCCTTATCCCAGTGTATGACCACCAAGGGTGCTGGTTCACAAAAACAATGTGGTGTTGATAAATCAAAGAAGCAAGATGCCTCAGGTGACGTACCAGAGAAGGCTAAGCATGGAATGTCTGTTTTAAAGACTAAAGAAGTTCGACTTGCAAAATCTTGCAGTGAATCACATAAAAACTACTCATCATCCCATGGTAGTTCTAACAAAAAGTCAGAGAAGGTTGCAGCTGTTTCAAAAG TTTGCGAAAAAAATGCAAGTGGAATTAAACGAAAGGCTTGTGAAAATAATTCAAGTGGAATTAAACGAAAGGCTTGTGAAAATAGTTCAAGTGGAATTAAACGAAAGGCCTCTGTACTTGCTGAAGACACTGGTACTGCTGATAAGCTTTCCAATAATTTGAACAGGGATTTCAAAAAACAAGAAGTGCAAATAATATCAAAAGTGATACCAAAAT CAACCAAATtagcaaaattgaaaagaaaacaacCGACTGATGATATTCAGTCGAGAAAAGTTCAGATTGTTCCGGTTGCTTCTTCCGATCAAGCAACAGACAAGCAGGTTATTGTGCAAAATAAAAGCAGTGGTAAATCCAGGAAAGCAAAACAATGCCCCCGATCAGATGGGTGTGCTCGCACATCAATCAATGGATGGGAATGGCACAAGTGGTCTCTCAGTGCTACTCCTGCTGAAAGGGCTCATGTTAGGGGGAGTCGCTATGCCCATGTTCATCCTGTCAGTCTAGATGGAAACAGTTCTCAATTGTCAAATGTTAAAGGAATTTCAGCCAGAACTAACAGGGTTAAGATGCGTAACCTTCTTGCTGCTGCAGAGGGTGCTGATCTTTTGAAAGCAACTCAAATAAAG GCAAGGAAAAAGCGTTTGCGTTTTCAGCGTAGTAAGATACATGACTGGGGTCTTGTAGCCTTGGAGCCAATTGAGGCTGAGGACTTTGTGATTGAATATGTTGGAGAACTTATTCGTCCCCGT ATATCTGATATACGGGAACTCAATTATGAGAAGATGGGAATTGGAAGCAGTTACCTCTTTAGACTGGATGATGGTTATGTG GTTGATGCAACAAAGCGTGGGGGAGTTGCTAGATTTATTAATCATTCTTGCGAG CCTAACTGCTACACGAAGGTCATTAGTCTTGAGGGTCAGAAAAAGATCTTTATTTATGCAAAGCGGCATATTGCTGCTGGTGAAGAAATTACGTACAATTACAAATTCCCTTTGGAGGAGAAAAAGATCCCTTGCAACTGTGGTTCTAAGAG GTGTCGTGGTTCATTGAACTAA